The nucleotide sequence ACTCCAGCAAACGTTTGTGAAGTCAATACaagattaatttatttattatggAAGGGGTGACGACAGGTGCAATTCGCAATGTCACCACGAGAGGCCGCCACATCGCACCAACGAATACAATTGTCAGTGGGTGacttttaaagaaaattaattGATTTAGGAATTAATATTTACTTCCAACCCCATGATAGTTATACCTAGATAATTAGTAAATTAATGAAGTCTAGTGCACAGCTTGTGCTAGCTAGTTTTTCCTTGAATGATTGACGCTTGTGTGAAACACAGGTTGCATCTCATCAGGCAACGTTGCATCATCAGGTTTCCCAGTTCCAGCACATTTCTGCACTGGTGTTCTGTGATGAACACATAGCTCTGTCACACGGCGTCTGCCTCAGCACACACAGGACCACACCCTCCCTTCCTCAGCTTGTGCGTGCCAGCCCCGGGCATCGGCAGAGAGACGATAGAGAAGCCTGAGCACAAAGTCATACCACTCAGGATGGATGTTTCCCATCAAGCAGCTCAATCAGCCACCCAGTGATTCATTTCACAGACACTTGGGTAATTATAGGAGTCTGCTCTTCACCTCTGGGGACCGAAACgcagggtggggagggggagctgggGGCTTTTTGGctgggaacaggaagtgagggaatgCAAAACAAAGCGACAGGAGTGACGAGAGTGAAGATGAAGGAGGGGATGTAATGAACTTAATTTAACTGCTGTCAGTGGTCTTGTTCAGGAGAGGCTACACTTTCATTGAGCCTATAAATCATCGGCGAGCGTGCGGCGTAAACAGTGGCGGATAATGTGGGAAAACAAACGGAGCCGGTGAAAATGCACGGGCACGCGACCTTTCAAGGAGTGGAGTAAAAGGAAATGTATCAAAAGCAGGATGCAGATGCATGATGGAGGGCTGAAGGGAGATGGCGTGCGTGCAGGCGCCCCCTAGCGGTGAACTAGAAACGGCGTTTCACACATATTCCAGAAATGATGGACTTGCAGCAAATGTTGGATCTATTTATCATCGATTAAACAAAAGTGCAGCATTTCTGGGAGTCAAAAAAGCTGCACACTCAATAGTTTTAGCTCCTTCAATTGAATGAATGTTCTCTGATATTTATTGCGACAAGAAAAATCACGCACAAGAGGTGGAAAACTGATTACGGTAACAGAGCAAAGCAACGACGGGCTTTTCACTGCTGTAGGATAATCAGATCTTTGAATCCACAACTATTATGTTTATTTACCGTGTTTTCACATGTGTTCTCCAATGTAAAGTGACACGTTCAGTAACGTGCTGGGGAGATGAATCCATTCCCCACGCGTAGGTTGGGTATTCCAACACAGTAAAATGCCTCTGTGGTAGCAGTTCCAATCAAATGACTTGCACTTTGAGTTGTAATTTGTGAAAATAGAGCTATAATTTGAACGTGTAGCGTCTGCCAACCGCTGTCACTGTACTCTCATCTGCTGTAATCATTGACTACAGCAGGATGGGCTAATAATGTTGTTAGCGGCGAGGCTGCTGGGCTCGCTGCCTGGATCATTGGAGCAGGCAGGGGAGCCCGCGCACTGCTGGAAACCAAGTTGGCTGCAGACGTGCCCCCCCAGGGACCACTGCAGGCCACTTCCACATCAGAGGATGCAAGACAGAGGTGATTCACAGCAGCGGAGTGGACgaggagacagaaagacaagAGAAGAGGGGCGAAAATCAGACCTGGAATTGAATTGAAAGGAACCTTGAATTTATAGGGCACATTTGGGATGGAGGCAGGTGAAGCACATTGACTAAAGGAGGTTGTAAAACCTCAAATTTTCTTGTTTATCCCCAAGATCGATGGCGTGTCATCGCTGTTATGAGCGACAAAGCTGAAATTGCAGAGTGAGCTGCGAAATCAGACGATGTCGCTCACTTCCAAcccttcctgctgcagagagacagtTCAAATCTTAGTTTTCCTTGCTGGTATATAGGAGGAAGGCTCATTGGCAGGCAGGGAGAGCAGCAGGCAGTTAGACATGATGTACAGCCCTGCATAATGAGCTATCTGCCCCATTAATCTGGGCAGACTACAACACTTGATCAGACTGCCACACATTCGGCGGAAGGCCCCTCCCTCAGATGTCACTTTGAAGAAGAGTGTCAAAGCTGCGGCCAGAGCGCGAGCCCGGCGACTCGGCCACGCCCCCTCCAGCACAACAGCATCACGCTCAGAGGACAAACACTCCAAGGACACTCTCCCCACTCCATCAGCACAGCTGCATCTATAATCACAGCGCTGAGCAACgagggggggggaaaaacactCCCCTGCACAGTCAGCATCGCCTGGCGGAAGCACGGGCGCTCattacaaaaatggaaaaatgagaaaaaaaagagtctttAATGATGGTGAGGCGCCTGCATCCAATCATGAAAGGACGGGGTGAGTGTGGAGGGTGATGGACGCGTCCCCCTCCTCAGGGCAGGTCACCTCACACGAGCACGCACCATTATAGTGACTTCTGTTAATCTCTCAAGCTTCAAATTAAACACGTGCTGCATTGCATTATGGGTATGCAGGATCCTTTGTTGTCAGTGAGTCTGCAGCTACAATTCATATTCTGATCTCTTTACACTAATTTCTCCCACCTTGAAGGTAGAATTGTAGGCCATGGAGTGTCAGCTAATGATGCTAACGGAAATTTTAGCTCTGAATCTGTTGGTTTTTCTTTGTGAAAGGAAATATATTAGTgtggagaaagagggaaaatgcaTTTCTCACCACTGTGGTGAACCCCCCAATGATGACAATCGAGACGATGCTCCTTGTTATATGAAGAGTTGTAAATGTGACAGATTAGCCGTTTTGTCCTGGGTGACAAATGTGCTGGAGTGTGTAATTGCTTTTATGGTCCTATAACATTTAATGACATGCATTGCTTACTGTATATCGGCCATTCCAAGGGAATTTTCTGAAAGCCGTGTAACGTGTAAAGTCTTTGCTTGTCTTAAGTCTGTTTAAATGCGAAGGGGCGAGAAAACAGTTTCAAGGATGATGAAAGTTGATCCAGAAAGTTGATCAAAGCAATGCAAACATTATAGATTATCTTGCTGGGCTTGTAATGAGAATATATCCTgctggtttttttgttttgttttttttaaaagccgaCTGCAACAACAGGTTTAAGCTAATGAACCCTAAATGAGTTTTTCTCCCAACCTCCATTAGAAATGGAGCCAGAGAAGCCTCTGTGGAGGACATAAAAACACCCTCCTCCAAACAAGAATGTCTTGGAAATATTTTGTTGCAGAGTTAAATCAACATAATTTCACTgaaattaattattatttagaaatggaaaaaagcCAAAGCTCACATGTGTCCCAGATTTATATACAAGCAAAACTGATTAGATCACATATCAATTAAATCCTTCTCTAAACCATGTGTTATGTTATTTAAATCCGAGtaagaaaaaacaacactgCCATCTAGCGGATAATACAGGACCGTAAAATAATCAGGCCGTTGTTTTGGCtttacacataaacacaaatctgTTTGAGAAGATTCCTTGCGTTCAGCCTATATTTACATTACGTTGAATAATACTGAGTCTCCTGTTTAAAATGATGGTTCATGCATTTCTCCAATCATTATCTCCACCACAATTGAATGCCTTCATAGATCACACTCGTTTGTATAGATTAGATTTTAGCAGAACTGCAGTGCAGATGCAGATTTTATACGATCGTAAAGGTTCTCTCTGAGGTCAACTTGGCAGTGACAACATGTCACATGTTGGCTGAGAATGGATAAATGCTTACAGAGGGTAAGTCAGGAATTATGCCAAGAAAAGGTGGGAATATCTCACTAtagttttttctttattgtggTTGAGATGAAGAAACATGATGTCAGGTGTGGCAGGTTTTATATACTTTATAATAAACAGTCTTAAGCTTCACTTCACAACCTGTACACCTTCTTCCTCTATCGTGCCGCGTTCAATAACCCCAAACATAACTCACAAGCGCCGCCTTGTGGCCTCATGTGATAACAAACTGACTATCAGTACAATATGCGCTGTTAATTGATAAGAATGTTCtccatgttgtgtttattgGACTCTCATAGAATCAGCCTGCACTGTCAGACTGTACTTTCCCCACACTGGACTTAAAGCTACGCTTGTCTTGATTGCCAGGTCACTCTGTTGCTCTCCGATTCAATCTCCATCTATTCTGGGTAATAAACGTGGACGCTTGCTGGCAGCCTTCCACGGCTGCTGATAAAGCAAAGCCGTCTTTTGGCACAATACACTCTCCGGCTCTGTCGCCAGACTTGTGCACAAATTACACGGCCATCATTCACGTTGATTGTTTACTCAAAGATCCGCCGCTGGCGCACTGGCCGTAAACACAACGCGGGGAAGGTGCGTGACAGCTTAAAACGACACGCACATCACATGACGGGCCCTCAACGGCGCCGTTTATGGCAATTTTAGGCTGTTGTGTCTCCACCTGTAATATTCACACGATCAAAGGTAGCAAGAAACCTGAAAGAAATATAGAAATTTCTGTTTTCTATAGGAGTATATAGAGAAACAGTTCGATAATTTGCGTTAAATGCTTTAAAAGGTGGAATTATAAAATACTTTTTTCAGCCTTAAGAGTCCTGAGGTTGCGTTTTGGACATGACATTTGCAGAATCATCATCATGGATTATTGGGTTTGTTCTTTACCATCTGCAACGTCCTCGTCTGGCACGAACCGTCTGCTGACATCTTGCACATTTCCAAGGCTGAGGCTCATTCATCAGAGCAGAGGCCAAACATGCTCACACTTCTGTATTAACCTTGGAGCCGCTCCCCCACCAGCACCTTTGGAGTTTGGCAcatgtgctctgtgtgtgtggtgatggtgtgtgtgaccctgtcGCTTGTTCGTTACCTGCGTGCTATAAATAAAGGCCGTCACAGGCAGGGATGGGAGCCAGTGGCGtgctctgacagcagagggCACCTCGGCCTTGTGTCTACAGGAAATGAGTATTAAGTACAATCAGGATTTACCTGTCCTGTCCCAGAggtcctgtcctcttctgtccctttAACGCCAACACAAAGTTTCTGTTCTATCAGCGACTGTTGAACGTCTTCGTCCTGTTTCACTGCTTATTCTTTGacctcctcctttttcttctttaatttctTCATATTTCTCAGCGACTCTGTTTTTTAGCCTCTGTTAGTTGATTTGGCTTCTCATCATTCTCCATCCAGTTCGATACAGaagctgtttattgtttttaactTTATTGATTTCTTCTCATTTTAGTGTTTGCCATGTCTTGTGGATTAATATTGTTTTCTACCTGAGCGTGGCTGCTGTGCTTTTCTGAAGAAGGTGAACATTTAAATGACTTAAATTTAAGAAGTCCTATCACATAACACCAAACATACCTGCAGCGTGTCTCTTCCCACGGCTGATTCCAGCTGCCTGAGCTTCTTTGCACACTCACAAATGCCTGAATATCCACTTTCTGCTGCCAAACTGCCTGTTGGCCAAtacaaaatgaagcaaaatgagGGAAACTGGGAAGGCAAAGCACATcatttagaaataaaacatgCAGGCGTTGTCCTTTTCTGTTAGCAACATTTTCAAACACTGGTTCTTCCTCTGTATTTCTTCATCTTCCCGAGCAGCAAGCATCCTTTGCCTCTAACTTCTCACCTTGTTAATTGGTTTATCCAACTGCTGATCTTGTCGTTTGCACAGGATGGGATTGACCCCCCTTCAACAACCACATCCATTTAGTCTCTGAAGgctctcagtcatccaggtcctGCTAATTCTGGTAGTAGGATcacagcaactggactgtttgagttccatgaagacattccacctctcatccaagaggcttcatcggTTCTAACTGGTTGTTGGGGAGTTCCAGATACTTCTACTCCTCAGCAGACATGAGCACATTTGGAGCTCCAGTCACACAGTTGTTGTGATCCTACTACCAGAACTCCTTCATTAAGGCCACAAAGTTCCCCtaccatcacttcctgtgaccGTGTCCTCCCAGGTTCTGTCTTAATGTTCTTTATTCCAAATTAGAATAAGAAATGTTTTATGAAATTAAAGTCTTATTTCTTATACCTGCAGAAATGTGATCATTTTGAGTGGATGTTGCTGTTTTCTGGTGATTTTTAGAGGATTAGAGAGAAGCTTCAGCACAGTGATGAGCACTGGCAGCAATCTTGGAAACTTTTGTTCTTTAATTAAACTTTAATTGTAACCTCACACTCAAAAATTAAACATATGTGATAAGCACAGCTCTTACAGTTGATTTATTAGCATTCATATAAAATCCAtttcagaaaaagaagaatttcTTTTAAAGATCATAAATTATATTCAcaataaaaatattattttacacTCAGTTTTCACAGTTAGCTGCGGGAAATGACAGGTCTCCTTATGGCACCAAAGCTGCATAAAACTGCAACCACAGCGACAGCAACCGAGAACTGTGGGAGATATAAAGACAAACACATCAGCAACCTGACGCCACGCTtgctggctgctgtgtgctgcaTTCCCACACTGACCTTCATAGCAGCACCGTATTCCCTTTGAAAAGACTGAAGGTGCACGTTGAAAAGGGCGAGGCTGCAGGGCAAGTAGGAATCGGTATTTTCGGAGTCTCTGCATCTGTCAGGGCGATTGAGAGGGTTTTCTCCCAGacatttttgtgttgaaaaCAGTATTGTGCACTCACAAGGCTACATGAGGGACACACCTGGAGTACAAAGTGCTCAGGAGCAAACTCCTGTCTGCCAGATACAGCTCAGAGAGGCCGAGTTCAAGCAGGATTGACAACGGCAGGCTAAAGCCCTCTTCGATGAGGAGGCCGAGGCTGTACCACCCCTGAGGAAGAGCGAGATgattcacacgtgcacacaaacacaaacagcgggGTGCGGAAACACACAGGCTGAAACAAGTGTGTAACAGACCTGTGGATCGTTCCTGAGCGCTGCCTTCGTGTACATCTCTGCAGCGGTAAAAGGGTCTTTGTGCCCCTCGTGCAGGAGGTCACCCATCCGGatcagagctggaggcagaaGAAAACGCCTCTCAGCTGTGAACATTCAACCTCCAGAACTCAAAGGACTTTATTTTTACCGTAAGTGTTGGGGTTTTGACCCTGGATGGTCAGGTTGTAGTAGCGCCGCATGCAGCGGGATGCAGAGTCGTGATCCAGGAGTCCTCGCTGGACAGACGGGACACGGGAATGAATCTCCTCAGAATGAAAGAGCAACAGCAGCGCAGAGCCGTGGCTGCAGGGTGGACTCACCGCGTGTTGTTCGCACAGGTAGGCCGCGTTGAACTGGGCCGCCGCGTACCCCGACTCAGCCGCCATCATGTAAAATAGCAACGACGGGAAGCTGTTGAACCATCGATGGCCAAATGGTTAAATTGCGAAACCACAGTGGCCCGATGGGTAAAATGGAATGTAAATTACATGTCACGCTCAAGATAGGAATTCAAGGCTTTACGCAGGAGGCCGCCGAGGTGCCCGTTGTGCTCTGCTGCCCACTTCACCCATCTGCAGGCAAAAGAAGGCATATTTCAGCCATGACGCGAGGGAGAATCGTGGCTTTTGGAGAAAATGAACTTACAAAACAGCGTCTGCTGGGTGTCTGCCGACACGTCCAGGTATGCCTGTGGTCCACACCTCAGCCAGGCTGATGGCTCCCTTGATGTGCCCCCTCTCTGCAGCTTTCTCGTAGTACTTGTACGCCATAAACTGTCACAGAGAGAAATTATTTGCCCGGAGGTGCTTGGAGAACACCTGACGGCGCGTCAGCGAGCACGTGAACGTACCTGGTCGGCAGCTTTCCCCGGATACAGACCCTGCGAGTGCACGACGCCCAGATTCAGGGCGGCAtctggggagaggaggaggtcgGCTTGCTCCCACAGCTCCACCGCACGCTTGTAGTCCTGCTTGAACTGCTCATAGTACCACGCGAGTGCATTGATGGCGGGAACAAAACCCtgcgggaggagagaaaaacagaaggaaagttccacagcagcagcttgttCATCGAGGAGTTATCAACGTGTCCCATTCAAACCTGGTCCATTGCTTTCTGCAGGAACGTGACAGCTTTTGGGATGTCCTTTTCAACTCCTTGTCCCTGCAGAACAGGGAATTAGAGGGCGTGAACTTGAATCCCTGTCGTAGGGAATGAGAACCGATCCAGCGAGGTGAGCAGAGCGTGTACCTGTAGGAGGACAATGCCGTAGTCATACATGGACACCGGGTCCTCCAGCTGGACGGCTCCTCTCTCATAGTGCCTGACAGCTTTCCGGATGTTTGGAGTCACTCCCTGGTAGCCCCAGTACAGCATGCGGGCAAGCGCTTGCTGCGAAATACAGGAAATCCTGTGATGTGCTTTCTGTTTTTGGAAGTGACTCTATGTTTCTTCTCATATGTCCTCTGCTTCTGGGTACCTCGGCTTCCACCGTACCCCGCCGCGCCTGAAGCCTGAGCCACTGGAAGATATGGTGCTTCTCATTGGTCTGCTGGTTCAGCGTCTCGTCATCGTTGAGGTAAACAGCCTCAACATAtgtctaaaaaagaaaataaagagtaGGCCCGCTCTTGgagtacacacacatataaacaacGGTATGATAGAAAAGTCATACACACCTGCTCTGGGGTGGGATTTTGACGATCTAAAGTTGTCTGTTGAGCAATATTTGCATAATATGCGTAGGCCAGGTCCGGATCCACAGTGAGGCCGTGGACCCCCCGGTGGTGCATGTGTCCAAGTTGCAGGAGTGCTAATCGATCATCTCTCTGGGCTGCCAGCAGGGCCAGAAGCCAAACCTAGGTCACACACAATGACACCAGAGAAGGGAAAAGAACATTGAGAACTGGTGTATAGTTTTACTATAGCTTACATGGACATATAGGCTGTACCTTCCAGGGCTGTTTCTTGACCCCAAGATCTGTGCTGTAGAGCACTGATGACATGTACAGAGCTTTGGATTCTCCTAAACAGCCAGCTTGTAGCAGCAGCGGTAATGTTCTGCAGATGGCAGCAATAGTGCCtgcttcctccagcttctggcAGGATAAGGAGTACAATGCCCTCCCCACAGCTGGCAGGCTGGTTCGTCTCCCTGCAAGTCACAAAGTCAAATAAAGGATCATCAgtgaaaagccttttttttccctaaaaaaTATTAGGTAGGTAAATACAATTAACTTGAAATTTTGTACTAAACGAGGATTTAGACCTACCATGTTTAAGAGTCAGAAACTTGGCCAGTTTTGCAGCTTTCTTTCGCCGAGGtgcagtttcctcccacaaacCACACTGGGAGTTGAATGTCTGCCTGTCTTTCACCATCCACTCATGGAAGACGTCCAAACAAGAGTCTGAAAACGTGAAAATAACGTTCCAGCTTTCCTCCCTTAACGCCACGGCAGAGCGCAGCTGATGTAGCTTTGGCGTCATCTAGTGGCCATTTGGACTTACTACCAGCCTCGTATTCGGCCATGAGGAAATAGCCACCGATCTTCACAGTCATCTCCAGCTGAAATGCTTGACAGCTCTGCACCCATCCTGTCAGGTTCACGATCCTAATCACATCTGGAATCACAGCTTCAGACTGTACACGAGGGAGTGTAAAGATATACATGTGGAATAAAAATTAACTACTGCAGTAATTATGTCGCTCTTTACTAATGCAAATAATGTGGATACTTGTTGAGGTGCAGTACAGTACCAGAGTGTGAGGAGGTATTCTGTTGCGGTAGTAAACCAATGGTCCAAAATAACCTTCCATGCCGTATATATATTTCCCTCCACCAATCACAAAGTATCCCTCTGTGTCATCCAGGGTAACATGATCAAACCTGGAAGGTGTAAATCCTTAAGATGCAGGTTTATCCTGGATTCTGACCGGATTAGTTGGCTTTTCACACTTACGTGTGTTCCATAGAATGAAACGTTCTTTGAGTCTCATCCACACACAGCATGGAGACTGTCGCCTGCCAAACAGTGAAAATGATGGTTTTACCACCTGTGAGGATCCCGGACGTCTTATCAACACGCAGCCACTCACCGTGGCACCTTGCATCATCACACTGATCTGGCACCACCTGCTTAAAGGAACCCGGAAGGCTGAGGTAAATGCAGATTCTCCAGATTTCCCTTTCATCTGGACGTGCAGCTGACCTGCACACGTGGGGCACCTTCTGTGagaccttttgaccttttcatAAGAGCATAGATGGAATTTGAACCATAAGCCCACCTGAAGCTGTAAGGAAGAGCGCTGGCGTGGCATAGTTATCCTCTGAATCTAGATGGTAAAACAATCCACACAGCCGATGCTGGCAGTGTCTGGTCATTAATACCCACACGGAGAacgtgcacctgcagacacagcaaTATTTGGTAGTTTCAAAAGCATGGATCGATGAATAAATCCCATATCAATCCAGCATGTCTGCCTGGGTTTACCATGGAAAAGTGACAGCTTTTAAACGGGTGTGCTCCAGATACGGGCTGGTGTAGGCCTCCAGAGTCTTTGTGATTCCAAAGCCTTCTCCAGTTGAAGCATATATTGAAGACAGCAAATGCACCGTTTCTGGGTGACAGGATTTGGGGAATTATCACAGTATTCAAAGCCAgggtgatttattttttatacttTTCCCAGCTCTGCTTGAGTGATCTCTGGTTTCAGGTTGCATTGCGCGCTTACCTCTCTCCACAGGGCAAAGTTTAATCCAATACCGATGAGTTAATCGAAGCATCTGGGTGCTCCAGGAAAAGCACAGCGGATGCTCTTTCACAGGTCGATCAAAATGAGACCGGAGCTGCAAACTCGCCACATCCTGAGCAGCGACAGACTCCTCCAATCCTCCGCGTCTGATCGATGCCAGCAGGATACAACTGAGCACCTCCTGGGAGGCAGGAACAATCCCATCAGCTCGATACACCAACCAATCAGGAAGCTTCAGCTCCAAAATGTGTATTTTAGGGTCGCTGGGGAGACACCGCCATCGTCTTAAGGTGTGGGTGGCGGTAACTCcagtgtcaaaggtcaccatACAGTCCAGCTGAACTGAAGCAGGCTTGTCACAAGAGAACAGGATTTTTAAGAAATGACCAGGGACCGGCTGCTGTGGTGGATTCAGGAGCTTCACCTGGTCGAGACCCCAAACCACCTGAAGGAGGCAGAGAACGTGTACGCTCAACACATACATGAAGAACCAGGAAAGCAGTGATGGGAAGAAACCTGATCCtacctgcacacacaggaaatacaGGAAAGAAAGAATTCTCACTGGTATCTCCATAATAAAGACGTTCAGGCTGGGAGAAAGATGTCTTGTGATCCGGATATGATCCTGCTCCACCTCACGTTGCTGCAGGTAAATATTTAAAGGCCTGCAGACTCCACCCAATGAcagcacacacatctgttagGGTGGGGCTTTATAAACTGGTTATTTTCCACACAATATACAGCGCACCTGATGTGAGCAGGAGCAAAAAGGATGTgtcttcttttaatttaataaataacCCAACATGCAGTAAAGCCTGTCAAATCAGCCCAGCTTTCATTCAAAATAGTTTATTGCCATCATGCAGGAGTGCCATAAAAGTTTAGACCATCACAGAAGATGCAAAAGTATCACTTTCTCCGtacaaatatactgtatgtgttcaGATTAGAAGCCCAAAATAAAGTgataaggggggaaaaaaggtcagGAGTAAAGATCTTGACCCAATGTAGGTTTCATCAGAGCAGTTGACATGCATCAACATTACAGTGC is from Takifugu rubripes chromosome 11, fTakRub1.2, whole genome shotgun sequence and encodes:
- the LOC101077113 gene encoding protein sel-1 homolog 3 isoform X2 — protein: MCVLSLGGVCRPLNIYLQQREVEQDHIRITRHLSPSLNVFIMEIPVRILSFLYFLCVQVVWGLDQVKLLNPPQQPVPGHFLKILFSCDKPASVQLDCMVTFDTGVTATHTLRRWRCLPSDPKIHILELKLPDWLVYRADGIVPASQEVLSCILLASIRRGGLEESVAAQDVASLQLRSHFDRPVKEHPLCFSWSTQMLRLTHRYWIKLCPVERETVHLLSSIYASTGEGFGITKTLEAYTSPYLEHTRLKAVTFPWCTFSVWVLMTRHCQHRLCGLFYHLDSEDNYATPALFLTASGQLHVQMKGKSGESAFTSAFRVPLSRWCQISVMMQGATATVSMLCVDETQRTFHSMEHTFDHVTLDDTEGYFVIGGGKYIYGMEGYFGPLVYYRNRIPPHTLSEAVIPDVIRIVNLTGWVQSCQAFQLEMTVKIGGYFLMAEYEAGNSCLDVFHEWMVKDRQTFNSQCGLWEETAPRRKKAAKLAKFLTLKHGRRTSLPAVGRALYSLSCQKLEEAGTIAAICRTLPLLLQAGCLGESKALYMSSVLYSTDLGVKKQPWKVWLLALLAAQRDDRLALLQLGHMHHRGVHGLTVDPDLAYAYYANIAQQTTLDRQNPTPEQTYVEAVYLNDDETLNQQTNEKHHIFQWLRLQARRGTVEAEQALARMLYWGYQGVTPNIRKAVRHYERGAVQLEDPVSMYDYGIVLLQGQGVEKDIPKAVTFLQKAMDQGFVPAINALAWYYEQFKQDYKRAVELWEQADLLLSPDAALNLGVVHSQGLYPGKAADQFMAYKYYEKAAERGHIKGAISLAEVWTTGIPGRVGRHPADAVLWVKWAAEHNGHLGGLLRKALNSYLERDIFPSLLFYMMAAESGYAAAQFNAAYLCEQHARGLLDHDSASRCMRRYYNLTIQGQNPNTYALIRMGDLLHEGHKDPFTAAEMYTKAALRNDPQGWYSLGLLIEEGFSLPLSILLELGLSELYLADRSLLLSTLYSRCRDSENTDSYLPCSLALFNVHLQSFQREYGAAMKFSVAVAVVAVLCSFGAIRRPVISRS
- the LOC101077113 gene encoding protein sel-1 homolog 3 isoform X1, with product MCVLSLGGVCRPLNIYLQQREVEQDHIRITRHLSPSLNVFIMEIPVRILSFLYFLCVQVGSGFFPSLLSWFFMYVLSVHVLCLLQVVWGLDQVKLLNPPQQPVPGHFLKILFSCDKPASVQLDCMVTFDTGVTATHTLRRWRCLPSDPKIHILELKLPDWLVYRADGIVPASQEVLSCILLASIRRGGLEESVAAQDVASLQLRSHFDRPVKEHPLCFSWSTQMLRLTHRYWIKLCPVERETVHLLSSIYASTGEGFGITKTLEAYTSPYLEHTRLKAVTFPWCTFSVWVLMTRHCQHRLCGLFYHLDSEDNYATPALFLTASGQLHVQMKGKSGESAFTSAFRVPLSRWCQISVMMQGATATVSMLCVDETQRTFHSMEHTFDHVTLDDTEGYFVIGGGKYIYGMEGYFGPLVYYRNRIPPHTLSEAVIPDVIRIVNLTGWVQSCQAFQLEMTVKIGGYFLMAEYEAGNSCLDVFHEWMVKDRQTFNSQCGLWEETAPRRKKAAKLAKFLTLKHGRRTSLPAVGRALYSLSCQKLEEAGTIAAICRTLPLLLQAGCLGESKALYMSSVLYSTDLGVKKQPWKVWLLALLAAQRDDRLALLQLGHMHHRGVHGLTVDPDLAYAYYANIAQQTTLDRQNPTPEQTYVEAVYLNDDETLNQQTNEKHHIFQWLRLQARRGTVEAEQALARMLYWGYQGVTPNIRKAVRHYERGAVQLEDPVSMYDYGIVLLQGQGVEKDIPKAVTFLQKAMDQGFVPAINALAWYYEQFKQDYKRAVELWEQADLLLSPDAALNLGVVHSQGLYPGKAADQFMAYKYYEKAAERGHIKGAISLAEVWTTGIPGRVGRHPADAVLWVKWAAEHNGHLGGLLRKALNSYLERDIFPSLLFYMMAAESGYAAAQFNAAYLCEQHARGLLDHDSASRCMRRYYNLTIQGQNPNTYALIRMGDLLHEGHKDPFTAAEMYTKAALRNDPQGWYSLGLLIEEGFSLPLSILLELGLSELYLADRSLLLSTLYSRCRDSENTDSYLPCSLALFNVHLQSFQREYGAAMKFSVAVAVVAVLCSFGAIRRPVISRS